One Papio anubis isolate 15944 chromosome 9, Panubis1.0, whole genome shotgun sequence genomic window carries:
- the MLF2 gene encoding myeloid leukemia factor 2, translated as MFRFMRDVEPEDPMFLMDPFAIHRQHMSRMLSGGFGYSPFLSITDGNMPGTRPASRRMQQAGAVSPFGMLGMSGGFMDMFGMMNDMIGNMEHMTAGGNCQTFSSSTVISYSNTGDGAPKVYQETSEMRSAPGGIRETRRTVRDSDSGLEQMSIGHHIRDRAHILQRSRNHRTGDQEERQDYINLDESEAAAFDDEWRRETSRFRQQRPLEFRRLESSGAGGRRAEGPPRLAIQGPEDSPSRQSRRYDW; from the exons ATGTTCCGCTTCATGAGGGATGTGGAGCCTGAGGATCCCATGTTCCTGAT GGATCCCTTTGCTATTCACCGTCAGCATATGAGCCGTATGTTGTCAGGTGGCTTTGGATATAGCCCCTTCCTCAGCATCACAGATGGCAACATGCCAGGGACCAGGCCTGCCAGCCGCAGGATGCAGCAG GCTGGAGCTGTCTCCCCCTTTGGGATGCTGGGAATG TCGGGTGGTTTCATGGACATGTTTGGGATGATGAATGACATGATtggaaacatg GAACACATGACAGCTGGAGGCAATTGCCAGACCTTCTCATCTTCCACTGTCATCTCCTACTCCAATACTGGTGATGGCGCCCCCAAGGTTTACCAAGAGACATCAGAGATGCGCTCAGCACCAGGCGGG ATCCGGGAGACACGGAGGACTGTTCGGGATTCAGACAGTGGACTGGAGCAGATGTCCATCGGGCATCACATCCGGGACAGGGCCCACATCCTCCAGCGCTCCCGAAACCATCGCACGGGGGACCAGGAGGAGCGGCAGGACTATATCAACCTGGATGAGA GTGAGGCCGCAGCGTTTGACGACGAGTGGCGGCGGGAGACGTCCCGATTCCGGCAGCAGCGCCCCCTGGAGTTTCGGCGGCTTGAGTCCTCAGGGGCGGGGGGACGAAGGGCGGAGGGGCCTCCCCGCTTGGCCATCCAGGGACCTGAGGACTCCCCTTCCCGACAGTCCCGCCGCTATGACTGGTGA